The following nucleotide sequence is from Trifolium pratense cultivar HEN17-A07 linkage group LG2, ARS_RC_1.1, whole genome shotgun sequence.
AATTTGTCCTTTGTaactagagctgtaaaaagggccttaaggggccggccctttaaggggcggactcacttattcctgattattaattttatttaaattttaaacacagtttttttagggtgccgatcgtggacagtgctgattgaagaaaaagagaataagttcacaacactagaaaaattgtttaaaatttaaataaaattaataagcaggaataagtgggtccgccccttaaagggccggcccattaaggccctttttacagctctattTGTAAGTACTACATAGATGTATCGTATTAATTTTAAggttatttatgtttttttcatCATGTCAATTGTAAAAACACAAGTTCTACGTAACAATATCAAATTCCATATTGGTTATGTGGcaaatatataatgattagaTCACTTGTCACGACTAATGCAAGTGTAGGGATGATAAAACGGTCCAATCTCCGCTCCACCATTAACTGGCTTAAAAGGGGTTGGGATGGACTACTTAGCAATGGTGGGTTTAAAATCTCACCCCACTCCTTTTCATGGCGAATTACACGTTGTAGGAGTGCTCcgtcaatttttatttttatttaaaaataaacaagatcgataaatttgcaaaaacaacaattttttttttttgtaaaagaacaaatataaaatCAACGAggtgaccaaaaaataaaataatagagaaACCAtataacctaaaaaaaaatactgagtttaataaaaaacaaacataactTGGAttccatttaaataaaaaaaagagctAAAGTCTATTGGTCTAGCAACACAAACAAAACTTGGATTCAATGTTTACATTCACACCAACAAAAGTAAGCAATAAACATGCAATAATTAATCTTCAAtccaaattaaattaacaaCGGTATTATCTGACAGCGGCATGAAACTATATAGAAAAATAGtctgcttatcaaaaaaaaaaaaatagaaaaatagtcGAAGCTGTCAACAACATTGAGAATGAGAAGGAGCcggaaaagtaaaatataaatacaaactctAAACTATAGATTATATTAATTGGGTTTATATTTTCTAATATGTGCCAAAAATAAAAGACTCGTTTATAATGGGAAGAgacattttttcaaaataaaaattggttgtTAGACCCGACGGGTCAACCCGTCCCACCCCATCGTCATCCCGCTTTTTTGCGGGTTAAGCGAGGCGGGACTTACTATTTTTGAGGATTGAAATGTTAACTCATCCCGCCAAAATTGGCTAGCTATACGGGCAAACCCTTAAAAAGGAGTATATAGAAAGTGGGATTAGGGTTTTATGCAGGCGGCTAATAGTGACTATTCCAAATGGAGTATAATAGGAAGAAAATGTAGGAGAATACACTTTGCTAATTTGGTGTTATTTTTCCAAAACGACGcttaaaaaggaacggagggagtaacacATATGTTTTCATTATATATAAcatgttttcattatttttattcaaacaataacatataattttgaaaatatcatATAcagtaaaccaaaaaaaaaaaaaaactttgaagctataccaaataaaataactctttttggataaattattaaaaaggtTCGAATCCTTTTACTCCAGATTATGAACACCCGATCGGATCTGTCAAGAACATGCTGACGACAACATGGGAAGCGGCTGACTGATTGCAGTCCCTGAGCCCAACCCGGGAGGAATGCACGGTCCCTGACGCTTCATGGGACAGGCGTTCGCAGTCCCCCTCCCTCTAATCTAACCTTCCTCCACTCCCCATACAAATTTGAACTACGATCCACTGGAGCAAAACGCTTTTGATTCACTTTTGAATGTTGTCACCGAAAATGTTAAAAAACTGACGGTAACACATAATTTTTCCTGTCGGAAAACTGGACATATTCAAAATCAAAAATAGTCGAGCAAGTCATTCATTGAGGATCATcgattaaaaattattttaaattgaattttataatttaaaatcatagaattaataataattttaaaaagaaagaaaaattagttTCATAAAATAATGAATGAAATTTTCTTGACATTAAAATTACACGTTGCcacaaaaatattgaataaactCTCATTTAGTCCATAAactattgaaattaaaaaaaaaaagtttttaactATTTAGTGCATAAACTATTGAAATCAACTAATATATTCCTAAATTATTCACCTATCAAACTATTTTGTCGCTCCCTTAACACTCGTGTTAAGTTAACCATTAATAGTCAATAAACTATAATGCAAAACATTCAATTAGTCCCTAAACATTCTCTTTTTGTGGTATAATACTTATTCTTTAATTCACAACAAATTAAAACGAAGGACACTATTTGAATTTGTGCAAGAAATACCACAACAAATATTAAACTTCTGCAATATCAACACACAACCATCCGACAATAAGAAACATggaataatgaaagaaaaaaagcatTGAGtcatatttaaaattaagattGAGCAACTATTGTCTATTGTATTAATTAACAACtatttcaattataaaaaaaccaatacatataaaaaccaaTATGCTCTAAGGAACAAGAGTACAACGTTAATCAACAAGTATTTCTTTCTATGATCATATTATTTGACCTCGACATAATGGACAAGAATAAAAAGATGAACAGTCGATGCATCTTTGGATCCAAGGAACCATGCACTCTTTATGAAAAACATGCGAGCATTTTGTAGAAACTGGTTCTGAACTAGTCCCAAACTCCTCCAAACAAATTGAACATTGTTCTGTAGTCGAGTCGGAAGAAAGATAATCAATTGAATATTTCTCCAACAAATCCACAATTTGTTGAGCTTGACCATTATCATTCTGATTTTCTTCACCTACCATGTTTATTGTGCTAATATGAATCAACAAATCCATCTCCAAAAATTCACGTTCTTCATGATTCTCTGCAACCATTTGTTTAGCACATTCTTCCAATTCCGGTAAAATTGTGTCTAATATGTTGGTAGACACGAAGGAAAATATGTCATACATAACACTTTTATTATCGTTATCCGTACAATTACATAAGAGTTCAGTAGGAATCGTAAGATATACATTGTCTGTTTCATCGTACACATTGGTATTACGAAAAGAATCCCATGGGAAAATTGTGTTGATGAATTCAAAATCAATGAAGAACCAAGAAGGCATGTCAATGTCTTGTTGTAACTGTTGTTGTAGGATTGGTTCACGGCTAGGACTCACATCAAATCTGAGGAGGGACTGATGATCCATGGATGAGGTAGCTAGCAATCAAGTGTTTATTTCTTATGGCTAAATAGTAAGAACATAAACTGAATTTTAGGGTTTGCGAGTTAtgaaacacaatttttgtcatGCATTCTATATATAGGCTAAAGTTTAAGATATTTTATCgaactctataaaaaaaaaatatatattttatcgGATCATTGAAATTCTTATCTTGTTTGGattaatttggtcaaattatAAATCTTGTTTTGATTTAGATAAgcattaaattattaaatatatatagtagtaTATACACGTAAAGACATTAGATAACTAAGAAAACCAACAATAATATCCAAACAACAATTCtatcttttatttaaattgaaCGAGCGTCGTTACAATTAACAACAAATTCCGAAATATGTTCcctattttttgaaaatatagtcctaatttctattttctaggttttttttaaaggttaatttttttttatagctttAATTAATCTATAGGTCcctaaattatttgaaaattattaaataaccCTTAAACACTTAATAAAGAATCGTAATCAGGTCgtataattaactaatataactAGTTTTAAATTCGTAAATTATTCTCTAAACTAGATTAGGGTTTTTGGAGAATCAAAGGcatgataaataatataatttttctaaataataAAGTAATGAATGATGTAAATATATTAAGTGGATATGGATGAATTTGGATTCTCCTAATTCAAAAATCGTACATTTATCTATATTTACTTttctagtttatttttttaggtaaatttTGTCATTACCAcctacaatattatttttttccattaTCTCTTCTAGCACATTTGTACTAAATATAAGTGAGTATGGATCTGTTTAGTATAAAATAGAGGATAGCGAAGAAACTAGCTTATAACAGATAGCTTTTAAGttagtttttaactttttgcgaataagctagctgattgaatttgtagtgtttggaaAATTAGcgattgaactagcttatataAGTGAAACTAACGGCGCCACAAATGACAGCGCCACATCCACGCCGCCCCTCCCTCATCCCAACCTAAACCTCGCATCATTGCTATTGTACTCGTCTTATTCAGAGACAAGTCAAACAGACTCTGATACCGCACGCTCAAGGGAACACCACCCAATCACGGATCTGTCCAGAAAAAGGTGTCCTCTCCATTACCAACTCGCCGCTCAATGCTCTCTTCAAACCACCCCATCTCACCCTCATCACCCACACCATCCCGTAATCGCAaaatctccctccaccacaacGAACCGTTCCAACCCCCGTTCCCTCAGCATCCCTGCCTCCTTACCGTACCGAGccaccaaaatatttaaaaacttgttataaaataatattaaaatataagtaaattgttctgctattttttgtaaaacttatcccggttagattgacttatttttgagcttatattatgcaaataaataaagtaaattatataaaaataataataaagtaaaattatataaaaggtAGAAATTTGTAGTAAACTTTTCAAATTAGTAAACTTTGTAGTAaacttatttatgtttttattttcctatttttatgtttattgatattattctttgtataattttttttatccactaatgacagtcaattatatgaggTTTTTAGTAGAAGATTAGTATAGTTTTTATAGTAAATAAAGATGAAAAACAAGGAAATATCAGGAAAAGTGAAGACACAAggaccagaagcaagaaaaatggaaaaagcagcaaaaaaggcaaaaatgaaataaaaaagcGCATCGTCGTATCCACGATGAGTCTGGGCGTGCGCGATGAGAAGaatgataaaattgaagaaaatttgttgaaaatatttACCATCGTGGCAtgatggcttgtcatcgtggcacgatgatgacttgaaaaataagTAGAAAATCCCGAGTAAATCTTTCGTCGTAccacgataggatccatcgtggccacgttGAGGTAAAATTACAcaccatcgtggccacgatgggtgcgatggaggCGTGGAAAAAGCCCAAACGCTGCcgtaaaactataaatagaaccttcttccttcacaattattcatccCACAATATTCAGAGCATTGAATATTCAcaagagagttaggagaactctaagaaggaggcaaggaggccaaAGAACttcaaggccaataaggttctttttctttctgtctttgtaatttatttttcctaggttaggttgagtcgagaaactcccttacgaatgtttggttttaatatttataatatttatgaattttagttatttctattcaaactcttttgttgtctggttttagttattttaatattgatcacattagaataaaatttaaggacctagtggatatctCATAGGAAACGAAGTTAGTAATCCCGACCGAAGGATGACATATTAAGGCCTATAGGAAACCATATaggagaccattaaattcagagTCTgccgtcttagtataggatttgAAAGAACTTTAATTTCTACCTTGCAGAGTATGCCTGTGGGTAGGTGACTAGTTTTAGGCACACGTGACAgcttataatttaggggtcCCCAGGGCGATGAGACCAAAGTTTAAACGAGAAAGTGGAGTTCTGGATTAGGGTGTCTAAATAAAGATAAGGTAACGTTTAACTAGGCTCTGTAAaagcttgtaatagaaataagAATAGATAtattgcttcaaacctattttcAAGAGTCTAAATCCTTAAAGAGAGAAATAATTAagccaccaagcaggagtaagggagggatcagaccacacttaaccatcccgtgtggtcacacacatACCATTTACTTTTCCGCAATTTACTTTTCTATCATTTACTTTCCGCATTTACTAAAGTACCCGCAAATATACCTTTTTAAATACACAAAGcgaaggcaactatcacattcctaagcgaaactagtaaccttggcacaatccctgtggagaacgataacttataactttattacttggtagcgattctgtaCACTTGCAGAGCCGACCGTCATCCACTAAAATTTCtactgtaatttttttattttttataattatttttacttaacatcctaaaattttgttttgtttctatttttatgcatagattcctatttttattttgtctatattttactaatagagtaaaattacaataaatgatataaaatttgaaatattataaaaacatataaggataaattagtaaatttgataataatcaattttattatattaaaaatagatatAAGATATATCTTCATAACTATCCACGCAATAATAATAAGAGTAAATAATTACAGGTTAAAATATACACTTTTCtcgtatttatttatttttttacactttttctcttatcttttaaaaaaatatattagagaaaAATAAGCTTGAATTTCATTCTCATCCCTCTATATTAATACAatcaaacttataatttttcCATTCTTTTTTAAGTGTCCTTTGACTACGGGTTTAGCGTATCTATTTAATTGtcgtttttctattttaatggtacgatttgtcaattactatctttttcaataaaaataaaactaattaatgctatatatttgaaaaactaaagtttaatttgttgtttttggtaCAGTACATcttaaaattattgaaaagaaaaagtgtCTAGTAgcctaatggctagaaattttactttaaaggtgaataagtggagtgaccgggttcgaaccccgactcctacataatatatgtgatgtttctactaactgagttaagctcacatcaacaaattttaaactttttagTGCATAAACAATTGAAATCAACTAAAATATCCCTAAATTATTCACACCTATATATCAAACTATTTAGTCATATTCCATTAACACTCGTGTTAAGTTAACCATTAATAGTCCATAAACTATGAAAATGTATCAATTTTGTGCGTAAACCATAATAAAAAACATTCACTTTTTgtgataaaaaaatacatatctCTAATTCACAGCAAATTAATAAGAGGGTCACTATTTAAATTTGTGCAAAAAAATACCACAACAAATGTTAAACTTCTACGATATCAACACACAACCTTCCGACAATAAGAAACATggaagaggagtgctagcaacacactccaataacaaacacactctaacacactcttttttattggttaaaatttatatgggtcccataaaagttatatgggtccacatttttttatgggacccatgtgaatttcaaccaataaaagagagtgtattggagtgtgtttgttaaagagtgtgttgctagcattattcaacatgaggagtgctagcaacacactccaataacaaacacactctaacacactcttttttattggttaaaatttatatgggtcccataaaagttatatgggtccacatttttttatgggacccatgtgaatttcaaccaataaaagagagtgtattggagtgtgtttgttaaagagtgtgttgctagcattattcaacATGGAATAATGAAAGaataaaagttataaaaaaggCTTTGTCTAGACTTTGTACCCTTTAAAAACTTtgacaattttaaataaaagtgaaattaaTTTGTTTACTCAAAACCAATATAAATACTTCTCCATGGATCAGACCAGCTTCGAATATGAATACTTTTCTAACCAATACATGAATAAAATGTTTCtgtacaaacacaaaaaattatacaaactATTCATTAAAATTAATGAAGATTTTAAATAATTCCATGcatatttaaaattaagattGAGCAACTATTGTATCAACAACtatttctattataaaaaacgaatacaaataaaaactaatatgCCAGAAGGAGCAAGAGTACAAAGATAATCAACAAGTATTTTCTCATATGGTCATATTATTTGACCTCGACATAATGGACAAGAATAAAAAGATGAACGGTCGATGCATCTTTGGATCCAAGGAACCATGCACTCTTTATGAAAAACATGCGAGCATTTGGTAGAAACGGGTTCTGAGCTGGTGTCAAACTCCTCCAAACAAATTGAACATTGTTCTGTAGTCGAGTCGGAAGAAAGATAATCAATTGAATGTTTCTCCAACAAATCCACAATTTGTTGAGCTTGACCATTATCATTCTGATTTTCTTCACCTGCCATGTCTATTGTGCTAATATGAATCAACAAATCCATCTCCAAAAATTCACGTTCTTCATGATTCTCTTCAACCATTTGTTTAGCACATTCTTCCAATTCCGGTAAAATCGTGTCTAATATGTTGGTAGACACAAAGGAAAATATGTCATACATAACACTTTTATGATCGTCATCCGTACAATTACATAAGATTTCAGTAGGAATCGTAAGAGTTACATTGTTTGTTTCCTCGTACTCATTGGGATTACGAAAAGAATCCCATGGGAAAATTGTGTTGATGAATTCAAAATCAACGAAGAACAAAGAAGGCATGTCAATGTCTTGTTGTAACTGTTGTTGTAGAATTGGTTCACGGGCAGGACTCACATCAAATCTGAGGAGGGACTGATGATCCATGGATGAGGTAGCTAGCAATCAAGTGTTTATTTCTTATGACTAAATAGTAAGAACATAAACTGAATTTTAGGGTTTGCGAGTTatgaaatacaatttttgtcatACATTCTATATATAGGCTAAAGTTTAAGATATTTTATTGaactatataaaaatatatatatatatattttatcgGATCATTGAAATTCTTATCTTGTTTGGattaatttggtcaaattatAAATCTTGTTTTGATTTAGATAAgcattaaattattaaatatatatagtagtaTATACACGTAAAGACATTAGATAACTAAAAAAACGAATAATAGTATCCAAACAACAATTCtatcttttatttaaattgaaCGAGCGTCGTTATTAACAACAAATTCCGAAATATgttccctatttttttttttgataagcaaaaaatgaattataaggagtacaaggggtactcaacccttacaattcagaatagatcactttagatgcgttggaaacaatctaaaggattattacgccattcagaaaaaactaaatCAACAATGTTCCCTGttcggcctataaaccaaaaccaagaaaaataaacaatttgctccactaaagatgatatgttgacacagtctcctctaaaaataatgttattacgcGTACGCCAAATACTCCATGTCGTCGCCAGCCAAATTATATGACGAATTCGCTTGCTATGATTGCCTTTtgctaattcaccaaacaaagtGAAATGACTTGTGACGTCCTCAAAAGGGATCACATTAGTgcccaaccaaacaaatattttctgccAAATTTGTGAAGTAATGCAGCAAGTGAAAAAGATGTGTTGTATGTCCTCTACCTCTTTGAAGCAAAATACGCAACTTCTCTCATGATTATTCGTGATAATACCTTTGCAAAATAAAGCCTCCCGGGttggtaatttttcaagtaacaacCACCAACCGAAAACGCTAACTTTTGATGGAACATTGTTCTTCCATAAACTCTTCAATGCTGCCACTGTATTTGTATCAAGAGTAGTACCTACACGTTTGTCCTGCAAAACCATGTACGTTGATCGAACCGAAAAAGAACCATCAGAATTTGATGACCATCTTCGCCTGTCGCTAGAAGCTCTGTTAGGCCGAACTTGTTCAAGCAATTGATGCAAATCATTGAGGGATTCAACATCTGCATCATCAAGTGCTTCCATCCAATTAAGTTTCCAAGACCACATGTTGTTATTCCATATCCCCATATTTGAAATGCAAGCATCTTTATGAGTTGATTTTTGAAACAAAGATGGATACAGTTCACTTAACGGTTTCATTCCTAACCATTTTTCCTTCCAAAAAGCTATATTATTACCGTCGCCGAGAATGCTACTAATATTATTAACAAACCAACCCCCTTCCTCCGCTCCTCCTGTTTTCCACATATCCCGCCACCAAATTGAAGCATGTTTGAGAGACTCTCCCTCCCTTCCCCATATAAGAAATTAGCGGCAAAAGAACCATAACGAAAATGCAAAAGATTGAACCAAGAAGCAGACAAATCATTCAGACACCGCCACTTCCATTTACATAATAAGAGTGAATCATTAAATGACTCCAAATTTTTTATGCCTAACCCTCCTTTATCTTTTGGTTGGCAAATATTATCCCAACTAACCCAACATATTTTTGATCTATCCATTCCTCCACCCCATAAAAAATTCCTTTGAATGCTCACCATTTCCTTCAACACACAAACCGGTGctttaaaaaaagagaagaaatagaGAGGTAAACTAGAAAGAACTGAATTTATGAGAGTGGCTCTCCCTCCAATAGATAAAAGACGACTATTCCAAACACCAAGTCTCTTTTTCATGGAATCAATAATAGGTAGTCAAGTAGCCTTTCTTCTCGGATTAGCACCTACCGGTATGCCAAGAAAGCGAAAAGGGATAGAATCCACACCACAATGCAAAAAAGACGAAGATGCGCGCAAAAAACTATCATCCAAATTAATACCATAAAGCttacttttgaaaaaatttatctttaatCCAGATACTAATTCAAAGCTTCTCAACACCGTTTTAATAGTCCAAAGGTTGTCCCAATTGCCTTCGCCTACTATAATGGTATCATCCGCGAATTGCAAAGTATGAAACATTCCTTTTTGAAAATATAGTCcctattttttgaaaatatagtcctaatttctattttctaggttttttttaaaggttaattttttttttatagctttAATTAATCTATAGGTCcctaaattatttgaaaattattaaataaccCTTAAACTTAAAAAAGAATCGTAATCAGGTCgtataattaactaatataactAGTTTTAAATTCGTAAATTATTCTCTAAACTAGATTAGGGTTTTTGGAGAATCAAAGGcatgataaataatataatttttctaaataataAAGTAATGAATGATGTAAATATATTAAGTGGATATGGATGAATTTGGATTCTCCTAATTCAAAAATCGTACATTTATCTATATTTACTTttctagtttatttttttaggtaaatttTGTCATTACCAcctacaatattattttttttccattatcTCTTCTAGCACATTTGTACTAAATATAAGTGAGTATGGATCTGTTTAGTATAAAATAGCGGATAGCgaataaactagcttataacaGATAGCTTACAAGttagtttttaactttttgcgaataagctagctgattgaatttgtagtatttGAAAAATTAGCGATTGAACTAGTTTATATAAGTGAAACTAACGGCGCCACAAATGACAGCGCCACATCCTCGCCGCCCCCTCCCTCATCCCAACCTAAACCTCGCATCACTGTCATTGTACTTGTCTTATTCAGACACAAGTCAAACAGACTCTGATACCGCACGCTCAAGGGAACACCACCCAATCACGGATCTGTCCAGAAAAAGGTGTCCTCTCCATTACCAACTAGCCGCTCAATGCTCTCCGCAAACCACCCCATCTCACCCTCATCACCCACACCATCCCGTAATCGCAaaatctccctccaccacaacGAACCGTTCCAACCCCCGTTCCCTCAGCATCCCTGCCTCCTTACCGTACCGAGccaccaaaatatttaaaaacttgttataaaataatgttaaaatataagtgaaattattcTGCTATTTCTTGGAAAACTTATCCCGgttagattgacttatttttgagcttatattttgcaaataaataaaataaattatataaaaaatataataaagtaaaattatataaaaggtagaaaatttggaatatt
It contains:
- the LOC123904397 gene encoding uncharacterized protein LOC123904397; the encoded protein is MDHQSLLRFDVSPSREPILQQQLQQDIDMPSWFFIDFEFINTIFPWDSFRNTNVYDETDNVYLTIPTELLCNCTDNDNKSVMYDIFSFVSTNILDTILPELEECAKQMVAENHEEREFLEMDLLIHISTINMVGEENQNDNGQAQQIVDLLEKYSIDYLSSDSTTEQCSICLEEFGTSSEPVSTKCSHVFHKECMVPWIQRCIDCSSFYSCPLCRGQII